In a genomic window of Gigantopelta aegis isolate Gae_Host chromosome 9, Gae_host_genome, whole genome shotgun sequence:
- the LOC121381264 gene encoding uncharacterized protein LOC121381264: MDQPGENNHLENISKTMYMFRDYMLHVMGFLFFRFTRSLVVTFQKFTWAITGVLRIRRDAKRGLNFKQSAHVTEIYWRRKFLPMLVADPSNFITLHKGFKHPSYVLKPHISLYCMTREEAVFVETPEEISIITKSHKNLPLYQIQFEKAVRVITMPLASFHKIASDVGNPRIPVIWLSSTGHCGSTLLSNMFRRVPGMALFAEPDVITTLGFLWKNKSLQQGEYEQLLASAVRLLCKPDDQAGIVCVKTRPCATRLMEDIMRMFPKIRTIFMYRNSMKTVSSYLALHQMDPAPHAMRFIMDNNVMSTILPFFRTIVYDNYAKVNEKEIASLKPSKISSVGIYTAAWAAAVARCNDCREKGYPVLPIIFEDLMKDPRQSCAVLFGLLDIRKEYLTMALEAFKVDVQRGTKLLVITETKRTISQEHRAEANAILKKYGLPKLGERYEVTGLVKF, translated from the coding sequence ATGGATCAACCAGGAGAAAACAACCATCTTGAGAACATCAGCAAGACGATGTACATGTTCAGGGACTACATGTTGCACGTGATGGGCTTTTTATTCTTCCGCTTCACGCGTTCACTTGTGGTCACTTTTCAGAAGTTCACGTGGGCCATCACGGGCGTGCTGCGGATTAGACGAGACGCGAAACGGGGCCTAAACTTCAAGCAGAGTGCGCATGTCACGGAGATCTACTGGAGGCGGAAGTTCTTACCCATGTTAGTAGCGGACCCTAGCAACTTTATCACTCTTCACAAGGGTTTCAAGCACCCCAGTTATGTACTGAAACCACACATCTCATTGTACTGCATGACTCGAGAAGAGGCGGTGTTCGTGGAAACCCCGGAAGAAATCAGTATCATTACGAAAAGCCATAAGAACCTTCCACTGTATCAGATCCAGTTCGAAAAAGCCGTGAGAGTCATCACAATGCCATTGGCATCTTTCCACAAAATAGCCTCTGACGTCGGCAATCCCCGGATTCCAGTCATTTGGCTGTCCAGCACCGGCCACTGTGGCTCAACCCTGCTGAGCAACATGTTCCGCAGGGTTCCGGGCATGGCGCTGTTCGCGGAGCCAGACGTGATAACGACCCTGGGGTTCCTGTGGAAGAACAAGTCCCTGCAGCAAGGGGAGTATGAACAACTGTTGGCCAGCGCAGTCCGTCTGCTGTGCAAACCAGACGACCAGGCTGGCATTGTTTGCGTGAAGACCAGACCGTGCGCCACTCGATTGATGGAAGACATAATGAGGATGTTTCCCAAGATTAGAACCATCTTCATGTACCGAAACAGCATGAAGACCGTGTCGTCGTACCTGGCCCTGCATCAGATGGACCCGGCGCCCCACGCCATGCGCTTTATAATGGACAACAACGTCATGTCGACGATATTGCCGTTCTTCCGAACGATCGTCTACGACAACTACGCCAAGGTGAACGAGAAGGAGATCGCATCACTGAAGCCATCTAAGATCTCTTCCGTCGGCATCTACACGGCCGCGTGGGCTGCGGCCGTGGCGCGTTGTAACGACTGTCGCGAGAAAGGATATCCCGTGTTACCAATAATATTCGAGGACCTCATGAAGGATCCCCGCCAGAGCTGCGCGGTGCTGTTTGGGCTGCTAGACATCCGGAAAGAGTACCTGACAATGGCTCTGGAGGCCTTCAAGGTGGACGTCCAGAGAGGAACCAAACTGTTGGTGATTACGGAAACGAAGCGGACCATATCACAGGAGCACAGGGCGGAGGCCAACGCCATTTTGAAGAAATACGGACTGCCGAAACTCGGTGAACGTTATGAAGTGACGGGCCTCGTAAAATTTTAA